From the genome of Deinococcus seoulensis:
GAGGGGCAGCACGTCACGCTGTCCGGCCTGGAGTGGGAGGTGCTGTGGTTGCCGGGTCACGCCGACGGGCACCTGGGCCTGTGGAACGAGCAGGAGAGCGTACTGATCGCCGGGGACGCCATCCTGCCGCGCATCAGCCCGAACGTGGGCCTGTACGCCTACACCCGCCCGGACCCGCTGGGCGACTACCTGCAGACGCTGGGCAAACTGGAGGCCCTGAACCCGGCCCGCGCGGTCGTCGGGCATCACGGGCCGGTCATGGAGGGCGTGCAGGCCCGCGCACGTGAACTGCGCGCCCATCACCACGAGCGACTGGACTTCATGAAAGCCGAGGCGGCCCGCGAGTCCCGCAGCGCCTACGACCTGTCGCTGGTGATGTTCAACCGCGAACTGAACGTCAGCGGGCGCCGCTTCGCGCTGGCCGAGACGCTGGCGCACCTGGAGCACCTGCGCCTGCTGGGGCAGCTGTACCGCACCTGGAACGAAGCGCGCGGCGTGTGGCTGTACCACGCGTAAGGGCTTCAGGTTGATGGTTGAAGGTTGATGGATCTTCCCCCCCTCCATCAACCTTCAACCATCACCCATCTCCCCCACCCGACCGTGGAGCCCGTGACCGTCCCTGGCGTGCGGGCACTCTATACTCCGGCGCATGACGGCATCCCAGTCGGAACTGCAGCGCATCATGGCGGCGCTGCAACAGAGCGGCCTGACCGTCGAGGCGGTCGAGGACGGAGCCCTGATTCAGGACGGCGAGACGCGCGTGGCCCTGTTCGCCGAGAGTGACCAGCAGGGCGGCGTGATCGTGCGCCTGCACCTGGACCTGGACCTGTACGTGGAAGAGGACAGCCTGCCGGACATCCTGATGGGCATGAACCTGATGAACCAGGGACTGGATTACGGCGCGCTGAACCTCGACCCGGTCGATCCGGAAGAGGACGCCGACGACGAGACGCCCCTGACGTTCGCGGTGCTGGGCCGCAGCGTGCTGTGGCTGCCGGACCTGGGCGTGGCCGAGATGGACCGCCTGCGTGAGCACCTGCGCCGCTTCGAGGCGGAAGTCACGGAGTCCGTGGAACGCACCCTGCACGGCGGCCGGGGCATGAGCGCCTGACCGGCTGGTCATACGGATTCCGTAGAACACCTCTGAACACCGCGCACACCGCCGCCTTCCTGACTGGGGGCGGCGGTGTGTGTCTTCTCCTATGGTCGTGCGTGGGCGGGGCGGCTACCGTGGCAGGGTCAACTTCACTTCAGGTGCGGCGTCCGTCCGGTCGCTTCCGGGCTGCGTGCAGCAGCCCCGTCCCGCAGGCGTGCCCGGCACGCGAAGGTGGTGTTCATGACCCGGTTCTCAGATGGCCGCTCTGCCTCACGGTCCTCAAGGGGGCGTCCGGCGCCCATGCCG
Proteins encoded in this window:
- a CDS encoding MBL fold metallo-hydrolase; this translates as MTAEPSTPLLTPVLGDLYALQVPIPYPMKYVTVLIDRPRGGPVTMIDTALDTPEARQAIEDGLGALGLHWSDVDRVIITHHHPDHYGLAGVVEERSGASVHMLDVEIGRGERYWHLWEEWLPGHLKHMRDHGLPAESLNDMGADNRRGRERVHPATRVQPLREGQHVTLSGLEWEVLWLPGHADGHLGLWNEQESVLIAGDAILPRISPNVGLYAYTRPDPLGDYLQTLGKLEALNPARAVVGHHGPVMEGVQARARELRAHHHERLDFMKAEAARESRSAYDLSLVMFNRELNVSGRRFALAETLAHLEHLRLLGQLYRTWNEARGVWLYHA